The uncultured Bacteroides sp. genomic sequence ATGATTATCATTTGTACACATGGCGAGGTTATAAAGATGAAGATTTAAGTAATAAAACAGAATCTCCTTACTTTTATTTAAATACTCAGGGTGATAAAAGTAATGCTCAGTTGATTATAATAAACCCAATAATCGGTAAAAATTTGTCATCCAAAATATATGCCAACTTAGGACTTTATTATTATTTCAGAAAAACAAACTATCTATATAAACCAGATGTCTTTTCAAGAACGTTTGAACTCCGTTTTGGATTGAGGTATGCCTTTTGAATTTTGTTTAGGATTGAAATAGTATAGATATACAAATGATTCTGGAAAGTTATTTTAAACATAAATTTGTTTAATAGTAGTTTCATTTATCTCAATTAAGGTTTATATTTGCGTATAACAACTTAATGGAGATTATTAATATGAAATACATTGATTTACATACAAGGCTCAAAGAGTTGATTAATTATGAGGATGATGAGATTAAGATTGATGACAATGTCATAGTCCGCAACTTTAGTTTTGATTCTAAATTCAGAGATATATTACCAGGAGGAATATGTAACAAGGATACGTACGAATATTGTTCGTCTGAAGATCCTGATTATGAACCGGACATTATTCAGAATATGCTCAATATGAGTGATGCTGAGATTCCTGAAAATATTCATTTCCGATATCATTTATTCCGCCCATCCGGAACAGAGAAAGTAAAAGAAGTCATATTATTGTTTCATGGTTTCAATGAAAAACATTGGGCTAAATACTTTACATGGGCCAAGACTCTGGTAGATAAAACAGGTAAAGTGGTCTTGCTTTTTCCTATTGCCTTCCACATGAATCGTGCCCCGCTTAGTTGGAGCGACTCACATCAAATGTACGTCATCAGTCAGCAACGAAAGAAAAGACATCCTGAAGTGATTTGTTCTACTCTTTCCAATGTGGCTATAAGTACCCGTCTTCATAATAAACCACAAAGATTTATATGGTCGGGTCTGCAAACTTATTATGATGCGATTTCTTTAGTTGAAAGTATTAAAGCTAATCAACATTCTGATATTGCACCCGATGCTTCAATAGATTTCTTTTCTTATTCCATAGGTAGTCTTTTGGCGCAGGTACTGATGATGACGAATGAAAAAGGATACTTCTCTAAGTCCCGGATTTGCATGTTTTGTGGTGGAGCCGCTTTTAACCGGCTTTCTCCTGTTTCTAAGTTTATATTAGACAGTGAAGCGAATGTCAGCCTTTATTCTTATGTAGTGGAGCATCTTGATAGTCATATGAAACGTGACAAGGTACTTGCTTCTTATTTGAGTGAATTGCATCCGGAAGGAGTAAACTTTCGCAGTATGCTGAATTATAAAATCTATACAGAGTTTAGGGAAGAATGTTTCCGTCAGATGCATGACCGTATTCTTGCAGTTACACTGGAGAAGGATACTGTGGTCCCGGCTTATGAAGTAATAAATACGCTGCAGGGAACAAAGAGAGATATACCTATTGAAGTGGATATTCTGGACTTTCCATACTCTTATAAACATGAAGACCCCTTCCCCGCACTAACTTCTATTGCTGATGCGGTGGATGAGGAATTTACTAAAGCTTTTGAAAGAATGTGCAACTTTCTAAAGTAGTTGCACATTAGATAAGGATTATTTCTTTATATTGAGCACGTACTTTTTCCAGTCCGGTGTTTTTTTCATATTTTGAGATAGCATGATAACTTTATCACCTTCAACCTGATAATAACTGATTTCATTGTTTTTCTCAGGAGTTAGTTCCCATACAATAGCTTCTTTTTTAGCTTTTGTTCCTTTGATAACTTGAACTGTTCCTCTGGAAACATATGTAAGATCTTTTCCTTCGTATCCTTCAATGTATGTCTTTAGTAATTCATACTGTCCCTTGTCGCTCTTTTCCTGAATCTTCACAGTTAGTGTGTAACGTAGTCCTTTACCTTGTGATGGAAGAACTCCTTCAAAGATTTTTGTTTGTAGTGCACCCATTGCAGGATCTAGTTTCATTTCTGTACTGTCTTTTGCTGCTCCTTCAGTGGCTGTTGCGTCTTTTGCCTTTTGTTGGCAAGATACCATAGCCCCAAGGACTAAGATAAAGAGTAATTTTTTCATGATAATGATTGATTAATGTAATTAAAATAGTTACTTTATTTGATGATAACCAGTAGTTTATCTACTCTTCCGTTATCCATGTCCATTACTTCAAATTGTAGATTCTGATAAGTGAATATATCTCCTGCTTTGGGTATGCGACCAATAAAAAACATAGCCAGACCACCTAGTGTATTAAAGTCTTCATTCTCGAGATCTTTGTAGAACAAGATTCCCATTTCGTCCATAAAATCGCCAATATTCATGGAAGCGTCTACTAGATAAGAGCCATCTTTACGTTTCACAATTGGTTCTTCTTCTTCTTCATTTTCTTCCAGAATATCTCCGAATATACTTTCTGTGAGGTCGTGCAGGGTAATTATTCCTTCAATGCCGCCATATTCATTTACTACCACCCCGAACTTATTTTTATTCTTCTTGAAAAGTTCCAGAACTTTCTTTGCATAAAGACTTTCAGGTATAAAAAGTGGAGGTTGAGCAATGCTTCTCAGGTCAAATGTACTGTCATTCCCAATCATTGTAATGATATTCTTTACAGACACAACACCTATAATTTCGTCCTGAGATTCATCTGTGAGCAGATATTTACTGAAATGTTTCTCATCGATGATGTTAAGAACCTCAGCTTGTCTGTAGTGTGGGTGAAGGAATACCACGTCCGTACGGTGTGTCATCAGCTCGTTGGCGCGTTTATCGGAAAAGCGGAACACATCTCTCAGCATATTTGTTTCGTCTTTATCAATAAGTCCTTGTTCTGAACTTTGATGAAGAATCATTTTCAGCTCTTCTTGAGTGATAGAACGTTCATGCCCCTTGACTCCCAGAATTTTGTTGAGGAGTTTGGTCGATACACTGAGTAGGTAAACGAAAGGAAAGGTGATTTTCGTTATTATACTCATGAAAGGGTATAGTGTCGTTGCTGTCTTTTCAGGGTTGGATAACCCTATGGATTTAGGAACTAGTTCACCTATAACAAGGGATAAATATGTGATAATAGCTACAGTAGTAATTAATGCAAGGTTGTCTGCGTAAGCTTCTGCCCCGTGAATCATTTTAAAAAAGGGAGTGACTTTATGTGCAATAGCTACTCCACCAAAAGCTCCGGATATAATGCCGATAAGAGTAATTCCTATTTGAATGGTGGAAAGGAATTTTTCTGGTTCTTCCAATTGTTTAAGCACACTTCTGGCCGAAGGATTTCCTTTACTTGCCAGTGTTTTCAACCTTGCCTTACTTGAGGAAACTAATGCTATTTCGTACATGGCAAAGACTCCGTTGAGAACCAAGAGAAGCAAAATAATTGCAAATTCCATTGTGCGTTATTAATGATTATGTGCGAATGTAGATGTTTATTTTCTTTTTTGCAACAAATAGGGGCTATTGTTACAGAACTTTTCAATAATATAAGGGAATGTTAGCAAATTGCTGGCGGGTAAACAATTTTAATATGTACTCTTTCTGTGAATAAGAAGTACAGTGTTTATTAATAAACTGTAGACTTTATATGTTTTAGGTCTACTGTTTATTGATAATATTGCTTTTTATTTTGGCTTAAATAATCCGGCAAATCATCGGACTTGTTTTTATCTTTTGCTAACGAACCCCTTCTTAATCAGATTTATATAATTACTCTTTTTCAATTAACAGAGAAGTCATTGCGAGTGAGCCAGCCACTGTTTTATCATTAAAGAAACTAACTTTTTCATTCTCTTCTTTTAGTGCCAATGCATAAATCAGTGGCAAATAATGTTCGGAGGTTGGAATAGCCAGTTTAAACGCATTGCCTTGAGATTTGTAATCAATAAGTGCCTGATGATTGTTTGCAATAATATACTTTTTCATCTTTTCAAGAGCCTCGGTAGCCCAGTCATAAGCATATTCCGGTTCATTAAATTTATCCCAGGCAATCATTCTGAGGTTGTGAACAAGGTTTCCACTACCCACGATCAAGACTCCTTTTTTGCGAAGTGATGAAAGCTCTTTTGCCAACTCGTAATGATATTGAGGACTTTGATAATAATCCAGACTCAACTGAACAATAGGAACATCAGCATTGGGATAAATGTGTTTTAATACACTCCAGCAACCATGATCTAATCCCCATTTCTCATCCAGTCCAACTGTTGTTTTATTGATTAAACTTTTAGTTTCCTTTGCCAGTTCCGGGTTTCCTGGTGCAGGATATTTAATTTCAAAAAGCTCATGTGGAAATCCACCAAAGTCATGAATGGTCAATGGTTTTTCCATCGCCGTAACATGAGTGCCACGTGTTACCCAATGTGCCGATATACATAAAACAGCATTTGGCTTTGGAATTGTTTCACCTATAGCGCGCCAACTGCTTACAAATTCATTTTCCTCAATTGCGTTCATTGGATTTCCGTGTCCAACAAACAACACAGGCATTTTCTCTGTGCTATTAAATGATTCTGTTATTGTATTAAATTCTTTCTGATTCATTCTTTTTTGTTTCTAAGTTATTCGTTTTATCGAATTTGTTTGTGCATAACAATCATAATCGGAGTGTTGTTCATTATACATAAATCTAAAATACGTATCTGTTATAAAGTTTGATAGCAATATTTTGAACTTAGTTTATGTCTAAATTGAACTAAGTTATACGAATAAAAAACAATTATGGCCTTTGATCCTTTAATCAGAGGCCATAATTCTAGAAGAATATAAGATTAATTTCTTGAATTACCTAAAGTTTTGAATGTCCTCCATCACAAAATGGCGGGTTTTTACTCTTTTTACATCCGCATAAGAATGCTTTTCCAGATTCTTCCGGGGTAAATGCCTGCGGAGTGAATTCTGTTCCATGATGAGAACCATCGCAAAATGGTTGATTTTTACTTTCACCACAAGTACACCAGTGATATTTTTTCCCAGCCTCTAACTCTACTGCATAAGGTCCTTTTTTAGCCATCTTAGGTTCCATCTAATCCTCCTTTTTAAAATTGATAAATACTTTTCTTTAATGAACTATCCTTATTAGCATTGCTAACTTTATTAGATGGCTAAAGTTATCAATTTTATTTTATTTATTGCTCAATTTTAATAATATTTTTACGCGCAATATTCCAATGTGTCCAGAATAATACAATGCTGATCACAATTAATATACTACTAACAATAATTGTTTTGTTGAGTATTAAATTAAGAACATTTAATACTCAACAAATCAAAAAACTAAATTGTTCAAAACAGCCCAATAGTGATAGCTAATTATTTGTCATTCAATGTATTCGTCTGAACTCAATGCAACAACTCAGGATTTTACTAAAAATCAATGATATTATCAGAACAATAAGTTCATTTTATACGTTTCAATTATAACATAGGTTAAGAAAAAGAATAGATATAAATAGTTTATGATTCTAACCATTAAATACTTTATACTATGAAAAAATATAGATTCTGGGAATGCGTTGATGAAACCATCTACCAAAATGCCTTTGTGAAACTGGCACCCGAAGATATTCATGTTGAGAGGATAAACGATGAATCAGAAGATGAACATGAGTATTTTATAGATAAAGATCTGAATAAACATTATCTCGGAAAAATATGGGAAGAGCTAGAGTTTGACGACGTTGAGAAAGCTGAACTCTATTATAAAAAGAAAGAGTTAGTGCAATTGGATATTATGGATAGTAGTAGTGATGCATTTCTTAAAAAAAAGGTGAATGAGGAAGACCCTTTCCATCTTTAATCTATTTAATATTAAGACTCATCCAAGATTACTTCCCAAAAACTTTCAGGTAGGGATATATTCTCAATCGTAACAGCTTCACCGAATAATGGGGCAATTTCTGCAGGTGTGTAGCCTGCTATGCCGCAACCTATCTCGGTAACTAAGAAATGGATTTCGGGATTGGATGTTGCAAAGCGAATAAATTCATCAACAAAAGAAACAATGGATGCAATTGATCCCGACATGGTGGGTATGGCATAAGTCTGCCCCTGTAAACCAACGCCTTGTCCCATTACAGCTCCCCATCGGCATGCTATGCGTGCTGCTCCACCATAATGCATTCCTTGTAAGTTCGATCCAAAAACAAAAACTTCATCCTCCATAAGTTCTGTGATGTGAGGATTTGTAATCCTACCTCGTGGAATCTGTTTCATAATCTTGTTTGTTAGTTATCTGTAGATCTAACTAATAGGACTAAATTTTGTTCATTAGATAAGACATTAAAATCCTTAATGTCTTATCTAATAACTTGCTATCTCTTATTTTATCACTTTTAGCTTATATAAACCACAGGCATGGCTGTTAAATAATCCGGAGAACTCCTTAGAAAAAGTTCCGACTTTTTTTCCTGCCCACATATCTGTTACAATACATTTTCTTTTGATGCCCAAATCAGCTAAGTTTACACTTATTTTTTGTGCTGTTTTATCGTCAGATAAGTTAAACAGAGCT encodes the following:
- a CDS encoding DUF6051 family protein codes for the protein MKYIDLHTRLKELINYEDDEIKIDDNVIVRNFSFDSKFRDILPGGICNKDTYEYCSSEDPDYEPDIIQNMLNMSDAEIPENIHFRYHLFRPSGTEKVKEVILLFHGFNEKHWAKYFTWAKTLVDKTGKVVLLFPIAFHMNRAPLSWSDSHQMYVISQQRKKRHPEVICSTLSNVAISTRLHNKPQRFIWSGLQTYYDAISLVESIKANQHSDIAPDASIDFFSYSIGSLLAQVLMMTNEKGYFSKSRICMFCGGAAFNRLSPVSKFILDSEANVSLYSYVVEHLDSHMKRDKVLASYLSELHPEGVNFRSMLNYKIYTEFREECFRQMHDRILAVTLEKDTVVPAYEVINTLQGTKRDIPIEVDILDFPYSYKHEDPFPALTSIADAVDEEFTKAFERMCNFLK
- the ygiD gene encoding 4,5-DOPA dioxygenase extradiol, translating into MNQKEFNTITESFNSTEKMPVLFVGHGNPMNAIEENEFVSSWRAIGETIPKPNAVLCISAHWVTRGTHVTAMEKPLTIHDFGGFPHELFEIKYPAPGNPELAKETKSLINKTTVGLDEKWGLDHGCWSVLKHIYPNADVPIVQLSLDYYQSPQYHYELAKELSSLRKKGVLIVGSGNLVHNLRMIAWDKFNEPEYAYDWATEALEKMKKYIIANNHQALIDYKSQGNAFKLAIPTSEHYLPLIYALALKEENEKVSFFNDKTVAGSLAMTSLLIEKE
- a CDS encoding hemolysin family protein; the protein is MEFAIILLLLVLNGVFAMYEIALVSSSKARLKTLASKGNPSARSVLKQLEEPEKFLSTIQIGITLIGIISGAFGGVAIAHKVTPFFKMIHGAEAYADNLALITTVAIITYLSLVIGELVPKSIGLSNPEKTATTLYPFMSIITKITFPFVYLLSVSTKLLNKILGVKGHERSITQEELKMILHQSSEQGLIDKDETNMLRDVFRFSDKRANELMTHRTDVVFLHPHYRQAEVLNIIDEKHFSKYLLTDESQDEIIGVVSVKNIITMIGNDSTFDLRSIAQPPLFIPESLYAKKVLELFKKNKNKFGVVVNEYGGIEGIITLHDLTESIFGDILEENEEEEEPIVKRKDGSYLVDASMNIGDFMDEMGILFYKDLENEDFNTLGGLAMFFIGRIPKAGDIFTYQNLQFEVMDMDNGRVDKLLVIIK
- a CDS encoding copper resistance protein NlpE N-terminal domain-containing protein — encoded protein: MKKLLFILVLGAMVSCQQKAKDATATEGAAKDSTEMKLDPAMGALQTKIFEGVLPSQGKGLRYTLTVKIQEKSDKGQYELLKTYIEGYEGKDLTYVSRGTVQVIKGTKAKKEAIVWELTPEKNNEISYYQVEGDKVIMLSQNMKKTPDWKKYVLNIKK
- a CDS encoding CDGSH iron-sulfur domain-containing protein → MEPKMAKKGPYAVELEAGKKYHWCTCGESKNQPFCDGSHHGTEFTPQAFTPEESGKAFLCGCKKSKNPPFCDGGHSKL